AATTTGAAGAGTTTCGCTCGTTTATTGGCACTCCCAGCCAAAGAGCTGCAAATAAAGTGATTTCTTTTATTGACGAACACTGTGTTGATTTTATCTCAAAATCTCCATTTTTATCTCTATCTACTTCTAATTCAGAAGGAGAATGTGATGTAACTCCAAGAGGAGATGCCCCTGGATTTGTGATGGTATTAGATGAACAGCATTTATTTATTCCAGAACGTCCAGGAAATAAACGAATGGATTCCGTTCATAACATCATGTCCAACCCTAACATTGGACTCCTATTTTTGATTCCTGGTTTAGGAGAAACTTTAAGAATAAACGGGAAAGCTTATATTTGTCGTGACCCTGAACTACTTGAAAAAAGCGCGGTGAATGGAAAAAGCCCTTTATTTGGTTTATTAGTAGAAGTGAAAGAA
This Metabacillus endolithicus DNA region includes the following protein-coding sequences:
- a CDS encoding pyridoxamine 5'-phosphate oxidase family protein; the encoded protein is MTTTYKNMISTKEEFEEFRSFIGTPSQRAANKVISFIDEHCVDFISKSPFLSLSTSNSEGECDVTPRGDAPGFVMVLDEQHLFIPERPGNKRMDSVHNIMSNPNIGLLFLIPGLGETLRINGKAYICRDPELLEKSAVNGKSPLFGLLVEVKECYVHCAKAFIRSQIWDSDSWLAKEDLPSAPKMLVAHSKLPNTTSDQVAKELKESYTQRLY